DNA from Neovison vison isolate M4711 chromosome 12, ASM_NN_V1, whole genome shotgun sequence:
ggCTACTGCTCAGGCTTGGCCAGTGGATGACGTCAGCACGGTCAGAGGACACGACAGGGAAATCGGGACCCAGGGTCCTCTAGTGCAGGCTGTAGCTCCCGCCGGCCGACAGGCTCTGGTAACTGCCCCTCTCTTTGTCCCATGGGCCTCATAGGTGAGTGTTCTCAGAGCCCCTGGCCCTCCCAGTGCTTCATCCTCCCTTGCTGGTTTCTGTTGGTCCTGTCCCCACCTTTGTAAATCATTCTGTATGAAATTATCTGCAAATCACCTCTTTGAGTATGCCGTCTGTTTCCGGCAGGTATGTTGTACTGACCAggtcagaggagggagaagccccaTTGTCCAGGCAGACTGCCTTTGGGCCACCGTAGCCTGACGGAAGGTCTTAAACAGCAGACGTTTATGTATAAATGCAAACatatatttctcacagttctggaggctgagaagtctaaAATTAAGGTGCTGGCCAGTTCAGTTCTggtttctctccccacctctgtaACATTAACTCCTAGACCAGCACTGGGTATGTACTAGGTTTTCAAGTAAATATGAGAATGAACAATTGAGATAGAAGTTGAGTTTGGCTCTAAAAAAATGACAGGACTTCCACAGaactgagggaggaggagggagacatTAGGAAATTAGGAGGCTGTGAAAAAATGTCACTTCATGAAATTCCTCAGCTAaggattcctttttatttatttttactgtgatAACTGTCACCTGTTACTTCCTCTGTCCGTCCATCCCTTGCAATGAccaaattatattttgaattttgtcagacTGTCTGCATCCTAGGAGTAGACTTTCCAGATCAGCTTCAGGACGGGTAGCCCTTTGACACATGAGTCCCGTTAGCCCAGGTTCCCACCTGGGACCCGGTGGAACTTTGTGGTGGATGCCGATTTGTGCCAAGGTTGGGAGCCGGCATCGAGGGAAAAAGCCATAAAAAGACCAGCTTCCACTGTTCAGATTTCTGCAGCTAAGTTTAGAGTCTTTAGAGAGGGAAAGCGTCCAAGTGTGCCCAGATGGTAGGCTCAGTGGGCTATTTTGAAATTGTCCATCATACGGCTCACTGAAAATGTGCTGTTAATACTACCACAGGGAATGTGAGTGAATGTTTGACCTGGGAATCTGTTGAGTTGGGAAATGTAGAAAGGTCAGAAGAGTCCAGCTCATTCCTTAAGTCAGTTCTGTGACTTGGTGACCCATTCTGTGCCTTGGCTTCTCTTTCATCCCCTAAAATGGGATAGGGCTTGCCAGCAGGTCGTGGATCTTCCGTGGTTGGCTTGTATCAGAGGTTCGTTgctgttgagggtttttttttccttttaatttactttaacaGAAGGAATTGGGCAAGAagatctctgtttctttctttctttcttttttcttttttttttttaacaatgaaatccagggcacctgggtggctcagtggtttaaagcctctgccttcagctcaggtcatgatctcagggtcctgggatcgatccctgagtcgggctctctgctcggtggggagcctgcttccaggatcctctctttctctctgcctgcctctctgcctacttgtgatctctgtcaaataaataaaataaaataaattaaaaacaaaaaacaatgaaatccagTTTTCAGAATAGCATTTTGAAAGGTACTGACTTGGCAGATTCATTGCTTCAAGTCTCCTGTGTATTTCGGGGAGACCTTTGAAAACTTACAAACTCTTTAAGCCACAGTTAATGAGATAATTTCATCTAAGTAGTAGCTTCAGTACTGGGATAATCTAAGtcattatttaaacatttattaactaTGTCATGTCCTAAATACCATGATGTGAGGCATGTTAAAGGCACAACCATGAGCCCACAGAGCTATCCGTTTTATGTATTCATATTCTGTCTTTAATTGGAGATTTCACAGTGTTTTAGACAGTGGACTGGATTCCTATGGTATTAACTCCTTTGAGATGAGGACTGAGATTTTACACAATCCAGAGGAGTGTTCTCTCACTTTTCCACAGACTTTGATGTTCTTGGATGAAAGGTGGTATATAAATGCAAAGCATTATTAATGTCATAATTTGAATTTTTGGCACCATAAAGGCCGGGTTGTGATAACCCTACAAGGCTGCTTCATTGGGCGGGTTATAATTTCCTCTCCAGTGATATTTGGACTTTGTCAAATTAGTACAAAAGTTCCTTTATTTGGGGACCGAATCTTGGATTTAAATCTGCTGTATCATCTCCTGCTGGTGTTATGAGAAGCCTACACCTGATCTGTCTAATTTACTTTCAGCCTTTCAGTGGAGCCTATCTGAATAACAAGGAGTCAGGAATGTATCACTGTGTATGCTGTGACAGCCCACTCTTCAGGTAAGGCTCGAGAGAGGTACTGGAGGAGAAGAAACCTCTAGATTTCTTACAGCTCTGTCTCATTTGAAGCCTTGGATAAAAACATGCCCGTGTTGTTTTTAATTGCCCTCCTCATTTGGCATGGCTGCTCTAAGGAGAGCTATTTCTAAAAAGGACTTGCCCCTCTTGATTATTTCCAGCATTTAGAGCAGTTGAGACTTCTTAGCCtatattctttcttcctgttttcccgagaaatagcaaacaaataaaacttcGTAAGCACCTTAAGATAATGCTATTAGAATTTTTTCCTGGGCAAGTATTTAAAGAAATCTAAACCATAATTGTATTTGCTTGGCCATGTGATTAAAACTATATCTCTCCAAGGGAAAATGGGTTTATAATTTAATTTGGGAAATGTAGAATTTTATGAGAATAGATTCCCCACAGTGCTTGACAGTAGTGAATACCATGCCCTCTTCTATATAgctaaaagtaaatttaattgtCCCTTGATTTCAAAGCCTCTTTTAAGTCAATCAGGATCTGAAATCTCTCAACAAAGGCTTTTTTGTTTAGACATGCAGGAAACAGTCTAAAAAAAGTAGATTcgatgaagaagaaaggaaaacatcttTGAAGTCCTGTTTTCAGAACTTCaaagatattttcctttcttctgcatcAACTCTAAATTggtttagaataaaatataaatcaagcCAGCTCTGTGAATCTTCCATTAGGAAGTGCTTCATTACGTCCTCTGGGCTTTGAGCAGACCAGGCTTTCTTGGGCTGCTGGCCACTAATGGAGGCCAAATTTGGAAAACCAGACCCCACCTGCAGGGATGGGGAACAATTGGGATTGATTCCCCTCATGCCTAGGGAAGGGCAGGTCTTTGCTCAGATTCACTCACTGGATCAGTGGCTGTTGTGTAGACATCTAAGATAGCTGTTGGCCCGGGATGGCCTGGGAGATCTAAGAGAAGCAGCTTAATCTTAACATCGTAAAATGTGGGACACATATTTCTGAGACATTAGCTATTCCTTGACCTTTGGTTCTGTTAAAGAGGAGAAACAGGACCTTGGCCAACCTGCTTTTAGTCAAAAAAAGGTGTACAATGTGAAGATGTAAAGGACCACCTTGTCACACTGTGGTAACCAGGCAGATGTTCTTTCCTATCTTTGGACTGTGAAAACAGAAGATGAGAAGTCATTCTTATAAGAGCATCCTTCTACTTAGCATTCTTCATTTTTCCATGTCGTTCGTGCTCTGGTTTCTATACTGGCAAAGTTGAGACCTTTTCCTACCCAGTGCCCACCATCCCCTCACCACAGCAGCCAGTCATGGAATCACAGAATGTTGGAGCAGGGTGGAACCTGAGACCAGAGCACAAAGCTCTGTCCAGTGGAAATTTCTATGatcatggaaatgttctatatctgctTTATCTACTAtggtagccacatgtggctcttgaGCACTCAAAATGTTGCTTGAAGATGAATCTTTAATTTTACCTAACTTTAACTAATTTAAACCCCAAAGCCCACATGTGACCAGTGGCTACTGTATTAGTACAAGGCTAGTCCAAAGTAAGGAAATTGAGTGACCAGCTGCAGGTCACTGAGATAGTGAAGCAGTCGAGACTAACAGGATAACCAGACAATTCTCCAAAAGTCGACTAAAGACCGGTATACTGGAGCTGCCAGTTCACCAgcctatttgtttcttttttaatcatttagTTTCAGTTGaaaagtttctattttcttttcttagggACTGTGGTATAAGTTTCGGTTCCATTTTCCTGCTGCTATTGCTGCTACTCTGAGACTGGGAGacataagaatatatttataagaatCTTCTATGTTCCAGAACAAACTCTTCTTATAGATGCATTTGTTTATAGGACAGACAGTAGAGTAGAGTGGCTAGGGTGCTTGGGTGTACCTGGCCCcgttgctgtgtgaccttaggcaagtctcTTAACCGGTCCATGCCTTGATTTCCTCACCTGGAACGTGGCAACATGGTAGCCGTCCTGACTTCAGCAAGCTGTTGAGAGGATCAGCCGAGTTCTGAGGTAACACGTGCAGAAGCACCCGGGCCGGTCCTGGCACACGCCAAGCACTCAGTACATGAGAGCAACAGTTCTTAGAGGGAGAACCTTCTTTGGGCCATGTGTATGGATCAGTCTTTGATAATGAGGAATTCTTGCGAATACGTGCCGGTTAATGAGAAGCGGTAAGTGGAGATTATATTCCTGAGCATGCTTCCATTCAAGAGGGTAGTCTTAggaatattttcctgttttgcctctcatcccccccccactcccacccccacccatccccagtGTCCAGCCTTAATAATAGCGAGCAgggtggagaaaaaaataaacatccctACAAATGCTTGTATAGGTAGAGTCAAAATGAGGTGAAAAGTTGGTCAACCAGGAGTCTAATAGATGTGGGACCACTGCCTCTGGGCTGTTAGGCACCCTGCTGCCCACAACAACGCTGCCTTCAcaacccaaccaccatggtgCGTGTTCTGGGAGACACGCCTCCTCTCCACACCAGAGGCCTCGGAGCCAAGGTTTCAGGACAGGAACACTCGTAGGATGGCATCGCTCCCCTGGGGACTCCAGACTGTTGCTTTACTAACCTTGGAATTCTGTGTCTTTGCCCTTCCTTCCTGtgttccccctttcttctctccccacccccacccctgtatACCAGCTCTggaagtatttattaaaataaactgtGGGTCCACATCTTTCATGCTCCTGCCTGTCTTTAGAGTAGAGGGGATCTGAGAGCCTGATGATGTTTCTCACCTTTTACATAACCCCCGGCTGCCCCACATGTTCTAAGAAACCAAGCAATATCGGTGAAAAACTTCTGTGTTCCCATTCCTCCAAATGAATGGAAATTCTTCTAAGATGTTAGAGGTGTCAGGTCTCACCAGGTGCCTCTGTTGTTGGTTCAGGGGCTGTAGAATTTCCAGAAATGAAGCAAAACCAAAGCAAATAACCATAGAACAAACATGCAAACACATAACACAAAAAcatgtaacaaaaaaaaaaaaactaaaaaaatacctttaagtGTATCTGAAAAGAGGTGATGCAGTATGGTTTTAGTTTTTCAAGGGAGAGCCTTATAATCTGctaatcatttaaatatttatattggaaCTTCAAACTGGCCTTAGAGTTAGATCGCCACTCTTAAATTGTGTATGATGGGCCTCTCATATTACCTGGTAAAATCTCCATATTCTGTATATTACATCAATAAAGATTTATTGTTTCCCATAAACATTTTAGATGACTTTTTATTAGTCTtagattcattcattaaaaaatttattatattcataGTTCTCCATCAAAATGCCTTTAATCATCACTAGCTGCATGTAACATTAAGGGGTGGAAAGGCTATGATTAAAAgatacttaaaatgtttttccctGGGCTAGGGTGGCTCAGATGAATAGTTTTGAACTCTTTCAAAAAGGTTCCAAAAAAATTGGACCCATGGCTGCTCAAATTTCATGGATATCTGTTattaattgtaattattttttttttaaatgtagctacTGACTTACATACCAAATGTCTGACACTGCTAAGTGCACTATACCTAGAAAGTTTGTCAGGTAATCCTCTGAGCAGACTTGTAAGGTAATAAGACCATTAATGTTCTATCCATTAGTGCACTGAGGCTTTAAAAAGATTGAATAACTTGCCCAGATCACACGGATGTATCAGAGCCGGGAGTCATGCCCCAGCCTTTTAGAAGTCAAGGCCTTTACTCCTCCAAGTTCTAAAATCCTGGTCTGAGGACCCCGGAAGTTCCTGGGACCTTTCTAGGGGATCTACAAGGCCCTCTCTTTTCTAAGTAGGCGCCCATGAGGCCACGTCCTCTTTCTATACTTGAATCAAAATAAGATTGCAGcagattgaatgcagaagcacATATGAAGAGtcacttgccttttcttttttaagctagGCGTTACAGAGATTTGCAGAATTGTAAAACAATGCAactcttcattttgaaaaaaaccATTTACCAGgtaatgaatttattattttttaaaaataacaacatggaaatatttttaaattctgttataATTTCTAATTTGTTAAGCATCGATACACATAATTCATGTAAAGGGAAGAAGGCCTCAGTAATTTTCTTAGTGTACAACAGTCTTGAGATGAAAATGTTTGAGAATGACTACGTCACACTAGACTTTCTGCTCTAAATCAAGCTTCCTTCTGTGTTCTTAGCCTCTGGATTGGAGTATTtgctatttttccttctctttgcccagctttttggagttttttttgggggggttgtttttttgtttttgtttttgcggAGTTTACAATGCATTTCTCTCCGTCTTCCTTAGAGAAAGAACTGTCCCCCTGCCATTAAAAAGCTTTCACTCTATTCTcctagtgcctttttttttttccaatttatttattttcagaaaaacagtattcattattttttcaccacacccagtgctccatgcaagccgtgcgctctataatacccaccacctggtaccccaacctccccccgccccgccacttcaaacccctcagattgtttttcagagtccatagtgccTTTTAAGGGAGCTCCCCTTCAGAGTGCTTGGAGGGTAGGTCTGTGGCGAGTGGATTCGCTTGCTGCTCTCTCACTCCTCTCGTAGGTGCCCCTGGCCCTCTCAGCATCACGAGTTCCTGTGGGACATGCCCAGAAGGGTCCCTGCACTGCCGCGACTGGCTCAGATGCCCGGGCTTCTTGACTAATGATCATCGTGCACTTAAAGTTCACAAGCACTTACCTTGTGCCCACAGAGTATCTCTGTAAATCCTCAAGACATCTCCCTAGCATGGGTCCTTTCAGCCCCGTGCTACGGATGAGGCCTGGAGCGGGTACAGAGCTTGCCCAGTGTCGCCCAGCTAAGAAAGGGCAGAGGCAGCTTTGGAATCCCCGTAGCCAGGCAGGTAGCCCGAAGGGCCCGCTGCTGACAGGGGGCGTTTCATCAGGCCTCCCGCTGCTGGGCCCAGACCTTCATGCCCTCCTGTGACCACGAGTGTCACATTTCCGTTTCCCCCTTTCCTACGTGTGGAGCCCTTGGATTTGATCTGGGTTTCCTAATATGCATCACAGGTCACAAAGACCCTAGTGTTTCTCGGTCCTTGTCAGACATGGAGAGAGAAGCCTTCAGCATCAAAGGAACAAGAGGTCCTTTGACGACGGTGAGACGTGTTTGGTAGTGAAAATGCAGTGGACACCGTTCCCATGAACGGACCGCTGCTGTGACTGGCCTGGAGATCTGGCAGAGGAGACAGGGGAGCAGACCCTGCTGGGTGGAAAAAGGAGTTGGGGCATAAAATGCTCTTTGTGTGTGAATAACGTCTCGGCAGCTGCAGGGTCCGAATGTCTTCCACAGTTCCGACCACAAGTACTGCTCCGGCTCCGGGTGGCCTGCGTTTTCCGAGGCGCACGGGGCGTCTGGCTCTGATGAAAGAGACGCGAGCATCCTGAGGCGTGTGGACACCTCGTTAGGATTAACTCGCACCGAGGTTGTGTGCAAGCAGGTGggggttttttgtgttgttttgtctgtttggttTTTCCCGGTGCTGCCCCGGCTCAGGCGCCACAGAGAGCTGGGTTTCTGCGCTTGCTGCTTCTGACCCCTCTCCGTGATTCTGGGCACtgtcaggaagagaaagaacctTCCCGAGCCACTGTGAGGTAGCCTCTCCCAGGTCTAGCCTAGGAATTGTATTAACGCTTTACATTCATTGTATCAAGGAATCATCACAACTGCTTTATTAAGTACTGTAATTGTTAGTTCCCATTTGATAGATGAATAAATCAAGGCCTAAGTTAAATACCTTGCTGACGTTCTCACTGATAACTATTTACCGCTGCCATGCCTTGCAttctctcacttcttttttttttttaaagatgtatttatttatttgagagagagaatgtacacTCGCATGACagtgagagtggggagagggaaggagggaaagaatcccaagcagactccccactgagtggggagcccgacgtggggcttggtCTTGGGACCCgtacgatcatgacctgagccagaaccgaGTCgggcactcaaccgactgagcctccaggcgcccctgcattctttcctttcctacaTGCATTCTGCTGGGATGGACTTTTCCCCACACAGACACCGGATTGGGGCGGCCACGTGGGGTTCACCTGTCTCGTTTCACATACATAACTTTGTCTCGGTGGAGAAATGACAGAGGCTTCTCTCCTTTGCAGTGTGAAGCCCACCTTGGCCATGTGTTTCCTGACGGACCTGGGCCTAGTGGTCAGAGGTTTTGCATCAACAGTGTGGCCCTGAAGTTCAAACCAAGGAGACACTGACCGTCTCTCCAAGAATCCCTTTCTGTCACCACTGCTTCATTTACACACTCAATTTTCAGTGTATGTTGAATGACTTGTTTTATTTACTACCAAAGTAAGCTAAGTTTGTGCTGGCACCAAGCAAGTCCCCACTTCTGTAATGGATTTGCCTGGAATCAACCCAACCCCAATTCCAGCGTGGAGGGTGGAATTTCACAGAATGGCAAAGGGGCAGCCATTTCGATCCAGTTGACTTCTGTAGGCTTTGTCTGCGACCAGAGGGCATGACACTTTGGGGACAGTAAGAAACTAATGAACTACAAACCAGAAATTCCTACAAAACTACCCAGAACTTTCCATTGCGCTAAGTCCTTTGTGGACATATGTAGGTGAGGGatcaagagaaaagaggaaggaaatatgGGATTAGAGTAATCTACAATCCCAGCATTGAAAGAAGTACTGAGGACTCGGACTGTGGAAGAGCCGCATTTGGGGGGCATACATGGTGATCAATGGGATGCGTGattcttcttcaaaattttagAATGTCTTGAACATTCTGATTCATCCTTTCTACCGGCAAATAAGTTCCAAGGAGCGTTTGTTAGATTTCAGTGATAATGAGTAAAAGTGGCTACAAAGTTAAGCTTAAACatgttcaaataaaatatttagtaaaattttATGCATGCTTTTTGTCTGAGTCTGTGAAGTTGCTCTTTTATAAAAACAAcactgtggggtgcctgagtggctccgttggttaagtgtctgccttcagctcaggtcatgatcccagggtcctaggatcgaatcctgcatcattctccctgctcagcagagaatctgcttctccctctttctttgccctgttcctgctccttctctcttgctctctctcaaataaataaaatcttctaaaatctgaaatgttttttttttaaaagatttttatttatttatttatttgacagagacagagatcgtaagtaggcagagcggcaggcagagggaaaggaggaagcaggctccctgctgagcagagagccctatgcggggctcgatcccaggaccctgagatcatgacctgagctgaaggcagaggcttaacccactgagccacccaggaaccccaaaacctgaaattttttaaaaaaatataaagcaaataccaaaaaaaaaaaaattagatgacaTGGCAGTAGGCAGTTAGTTATACCAACACTAGTAGGAACTCAACTGTTTCACAGATTGAGAGTCTTGAATAATTTGCTATTGAAAGTGTCTAAATTATTTGAGACATAATAGAAAGGAAACttaattattgcatttttttctccttactaGCTTGTCATGCATTATGCAGCTCTTCTTTTAGTGGTTACCTTGGAAATAACAACATGCCTCCCAAACTTGTCACCGTCGTATAATAATCATCATTTTTTGTTACTTCTCCAAAGATGCTAATCTCAGGACACTTTAACCCCATTAACAACCTTCCATACTTTGTGTTTCTATCCCTATGCATTTAATTTTACACATGTCTTAGCCCCCAGAACTCATTATTAATTTATATGTcaatacttatttatatttacctaCATTTTTGCCCTTTCTGTTCCTTCATATTTCTTCCTGAAATCCTATGTTTCCCTGTAggattattttcttctgcttgaaGAACTCCTTTTTGTTTTAGTTCATGATTCCTAATGATGGATCTTCTGGTTTTTGTTGGCTGAGAAATGTATTTATTCTCCTTTGAAATGTTTAAAGCTTTGTTGAGGAAAAGTTGACACACAAAAAGTTTGCACATATTTAATGTACACATTTGATGAGTTTTGTCTCCTTTCATTTTGGAAATGTTATTTTccctgggtatagaattctaacttagggaaattttatttcagcatttttaaataattttttttaataaacatataatatatttttatccccaggggtacaggtctgtgagtcgccaggtttacacacttcacagcactcaccatagcacacaccctccccaatgtccataaccccatcccccttcccccatcccccatccccccagcaaccctcagtttgttttgtgagattaagagtcacttatggtttgtctccctcccaatcccatcttgtttcattcattcttctcctaccccttaaccccccatgttgcatttcaGCATTTTTAAAGTTGTGTTCCATTGTCTTTGGCTTCTATCATTTTGTCTGAGAAATCAGTTCTAAGTGCTATTGTTGCTCCTTCGAAAACAGTGTAGTCCCCTCCCAAACCCCAGCTATTTTtatgaatttctctttttatttgatttttagcaGTTTACGTTGTGCCTGGTGTGGATGTCTTTATATTTATTGTGCTTGGGATTCACAGAGTTCTTTGAATCTTAGCTTGATACTTTTcatcagttttggaaaattcgATTATTCTCTCTTCACTGTTGCTTTTTCCCCTGACCTCAAATTATAGACCACTTATTGCATTCCCACATATCTCTAAGATTCTTTGCTgaattttcccattcttttaaatttctgtacTTCAGTTTGGATATTTTTTGTCTACATACTCTCTAACTTACCAGTCTTATCCTAGCAAAAGCTCATCTagtctgcttttatttattatttatttatttggttttttttttcaatttatttattttcagaaaaacagtattcattattttttcaccacacccagtgctccatgcaagccgtgccctctataatacccaccacctggtaccccaacctcccacacccccgccacttcaaacccctcagattgtttttcagagtccatagtctctcatggttcacctccccttccaatttacccaaattccctactcctctctaacgccccttgtcctccatgctatttgttatgctccacaaataagtgaaaccatatgataattgactctctctgcttgact
Protein-coding regions in this window:
- the MSRB2 gene encoding methionine-R-sulfoxide reductase B2, mitochondrial, with the translated sequence MAHLLRALWRLPFRGAPLRAVRGRAGSGGSGADPEDPGSLTKHEPSLSKGEWRRKLTPEQFYVTQEKGTEPPFSGAYLNNKESGMYHCVCCDSPLFSSDHKYCSGSGWPAFSEAHGASGSDERDASILRRVDTSLGLTRTEVVCKQCEAHLGHVFPDGPGPSGQRFCINSVALKFKPRRH